A genomic stretch from Algoriphagus halophilus includes:
- a CDS encoding FAD-binding domain-containing protein produces MHSFPTKLTAIEQRIQEIEPVKYASTRNFKDGAVTRLSPYISRGVISTKQVLDHIYSLQLPSSQTEKLIQELAWRDYWQQIWISKREVIFQDLKQIQTPVSNWKIPQTVIQAKTGIEAVDQAILELYETGYMHNHMRMYVASICCNIAQSHWLEPARWLYSHLLDGDLASNHLSWQWVAGSNSSKKYYANQSNINKYFQSDQEGTFLDVDYADFEGLKIPSILKDTVPFKAEFKLPEVGNPPLDSSSATLVYNYYNLDPYWYQGENVQRVLLLEPSFFGKYPIQQKCLDFALGLSHNISGIQVFVGEYADLMKLVEPKNLIFKEHPTNLHYQGKEEPRDWMSSVKGYYPSFFAFWKRCKKEFSRNADFVK; encoded by the coding sequence GTGCACTCTTTTCCAACCAAATTAACAGCTATTGAGCAACGGATTCAGGAAATTGAACCTGTAAAATATGCGTCCACCCGAAATTTCAAAGATGGAGCAGTCACCCGCTTGAGCCCTTACATTTCCAGAGGAGTAATTTCCACGAAACAGGTACTGGATCATATTTATTCCCTTCAACTTCCATCTTCTCAAACAGAGAAATTGATACAAGAATTAGCCTGGAGGGATTATTGGCAGCAAATCTGGATCTCTAAAAGAGAGGTGATTTTCCAGGACTTAAAACAGATTCAAACACCCGTGTCAAATTGGAAAATCCCACAAACCGTTATTCAGGCAAAAACCGGTATAGAGGCTGTGGACCAAGCTATCCTCGAATTGTATGAAACCGGTTACATGCATAATCATATGCGAATGTATGTGGCTTCTATTTGTTGCAATATTGCCCAATCTCATTGGCTGGAACCTGCCCGTTGGCTATACAGTCATTTGTTGGATGGGGATTTGGCAAGTAACCATTTAAGTTGGCAATGGGTGGCGGGATCAAATTCCAGTAAGAAATACTACGCAAATCAGTCTAATATCAATAAGTACTTCCAAAGTGATCAGGAAGGAACTTTCTTGGATGTGGACTATGCGGATTTTGAGGGTTTGAAAATTCCTTCTATTCTTAAAGATACCGTGCCTTTTAAAGCAGAATTCAAGTTACCAGAGGTGGGAAATCCTCCATTAGATTCTTCATCCGCCACCTTGGTCTATAATTATTACAATTTGGATCCTTATTGGTATCAGGGAGAGAATGTCCAGCGAGTTCTCCTTTTGGAACCTTCCTTTTTCGGAAAATACCCTATCCAACAAAAATGCTTGGACTTTGCCTTGGGACTCAGTCATAACATTTCGGGAATACAGGTGTTCGTAGGGGAATATGCAGACTTGATGAAACTTGTAGAGCCTAAAAACCTGATTTTCAAAGAACATCCAACCAACTTGCATTACCAAGGAAAAGAAGAACCAAGAGATTGGATGAGTTCTGTTAAAGGATATTATCCTTCCTTTTTTGCCTTCTGGAAGAGATGCAAGAAGGAATTTTCCCGAAACGCTGATTTTGTGAAGTAA
- a CDS encoding acylase, which translates to MKFRLLYLALPLLVVACQPKELTEHERWESTAEKVEIIRDDFGVPHIYGETDADAVFGMLYAQCEDDFRRVERNYVWATGRLAELEGEQAIYSDLRANLYMTEAEAIAAYEAAPDWLKELCIAFADGVNYYLATHPEVIPQVITHYEPWMPMFFSEGSIGGDIEQIPTRRIAAFYGDDQSLALNEFGSGLDPIDLTEEPKGSNGFAISGELTESGNAMLLINPHTSFYFRPEIHVVSEEGLNAYGAVTWGQFFVYQGFNEKTGWMHTSTGVDFIDEFVEDVSETEGKLTYKYGEETKNVSELPITLKYKEGNELKEKSFTMYRTHHGPVTHKLDDQWVVTKINWDPVNALTQSFTRTKLNNHAEFKEMMNIRTNSSNNTVFADAEGNIAYFHGNFIPKRNEEFDFSKPVDGSDPKTDWLGLHTVDESIVILNPANGWIQNCNSTPFTAAAEYSPKKEDYPAYMAPESENYRGVHAVKVLSDAKDLTIDKLIELAYDPYLPAFEKLIPMLLKAYDQKGIADPELTEPMKVLEDWDYRTSKESVAMSLAHFFGMNFMRNHGNINNLLEFNEGRGTVPSPNATELIATFKTTLEQMNADFGTWNTPWSEINRFQRLTGDIDLKFDDNKPYVPVGLASGTWGALAAFGARSTPETKRLYGYRGNSFVAVVEFGEKVKAKSMLAGGQSSDPNSPHFDDQAQRYADVEFKEVAFYREDIEARAEETYQPGKRGL; encoded by the coding sequence ATGAAGTTTAGATTACTCTATTTGGCATTACCACTATTGGTAGTTGCCTGCCAACCCAAAGAACTGACAGAGCATGAACGCTGGGAGTCCACGGCCGAAAAAGTGGAAATTATCCGAGATGATTTTGGAGTTCCCCATATTTATGGAGAAACCGATGCTGATGCAGTATTTGGAATGCTATATGCACAGTGTGAGGACGATTTTAGAAGGGTGGAAAGAAATTATGTCTGGGCTACTGGAAGGTTGGCGGAGTTAGAAGGAGAGCAAGCAATTTATTCAGATTTGCGGGCGAATTTATACATGACGGAAGCTGAAGCCATAGCAGCATATGAAGCTGCCCCCGATTGGCTAAAGGAATTATGCATTGCCTTTGCTGATGGAGTGAATTATTATTTAGCAACACATCCAGAAGTCATTCCTCAAGTGATTACTCATTATGAGCCATGGATGCCAATGTTTTTCTCCGAGGGTTCCATAGGTGGAGATATCGAGCAGATTCCTACCCGAAGAATAGCTGCTTTTTATGGGGATGATCAATCCTTGGCTTTGAATGAATTCGGGAGTGGTTTGGACCCGATTGATTTAACCGAAGAACCTAAAGGTTCCAATGGATTTGCAATTTCCGGAGAACTGACTGAATCTGGAAATGCCATGTTATTAATCAACCCGCATACCTCTTTTTACTTTAGACCAGAAATTCATGTGGTCAGTGAAGAAGGCTTAAATGCTTATGGAGCGGTAACCTGGGGGCAGTTTTTTGTATATCAAGGTTTTAACGAGAAAACCGGATGGATGCATACTTCCACTGGCGTTGACTTCATTGATGAATTTGTGGAAGATGTGAGTGAAACTGAGGGGAAATTGACCTATAAGTATGGAGAGGAAACTAAGAATGTATCTGAGCTACCCATCACATTGAAGTATAAAGAGGGAAATGAATTAAAGGAAAAATCATTTACCATGTACCGTACCCATCATGGTCCGGTAACCCATAAACTGGATGATCAATGGGTGGTGACCAAAATCAATTGGGATCCCGTGAATGCTTTGACTCAGAGCTTTACACGAACCAAGTTGAATAACCATGCTGAGTTCAAGGAGATGATGAATATTCGAACCAACTCCTCCAATAATACGGTCTTTGCCGATGCGGAAGGGAATATTGCCTATTTCCATGGGAATTTTATTCCTAAACGAAATGAAGAGTTTGATTTCTCAAAGCCAGTAGATGGCTCTGATCCCAAAACAGATTGGTTGGGATTACATACCGTAGATGAAAGTATTGTGATCTTGAATCCGGCGAATGGATGGATTCAAAATTGTAATTCGACTCCATTTACGGCGGCAGCAGAATATAGTCCTAAGAAAGAGGATTATCCTGCCTATATGGCTCCAGAATCGGAAAATTATAGAGGAGTGCATGCAGTCAAAGTATTAAGTGATGCCAAAGATCTGACTATTGATAAACTCATTGAGTTGGCCTATGATCCCTATTTGCCGGCATTTGAAAAATTGATTCCTATGCTATTGAAAGCGTATGATCAAAAAGGAATTGCTGACCCTGAATTGACGGAACCTATGAAAGTTTTAGAGGATTGGGACTATCGAACTAGCAAAGAATCTGTGGCGATGTCCCTTGCTCATTTCTTTGGAATGAATTTCATGCGAAACCATGGAAACATCAATAATTTGCTGGAATTCAATGAGGGTAGGGGGACAGTGCCATCTCCCAATGCTACTGAATTGATAGCAACGTTTAAGACTACTTTGGAGCAAATGAATGCTGATTTTGGAACCTGGAATACTCCATGGTCCGAAATCAATAGATTTCAGCGCTTAACCGGTGATATAGATTTGAAATTTGATGATAATAAACCTTATGTACCGGTTGGTTTGGCTTCAGGTACTTGGGGAGCATTAGCTGCATTTGGAGCTAGATCTACTCCAGAAACCAAGCGCTTGTATGGGTATAGAGGAAATAGTTTTGTGGCAGTGGTAGAATTTGGAGAGAAAGTGAAGGCCAAGTCCATGTTGGCAGGAGGGCAGAGTTCTGATCCGAATTCTCCTCATTTTGATGACCAAGCCCAGCGATATGCTGATGTGGAATTTAAAGAGGTAGCTTTTTATCGAGAAGATATTGAGGCCAGAGCGGAGGAGACTTATCAGCCGGGGAAAAGAGGTTTATAG
- a CDS encoding cryptochrome/photolyase family protein, giving the protein MNDVEETNTMEKAINLIFPHQLFSTGPLLKNGNEIYLIEEFLFFKQYRFHQQKLAFHRASMKAYQDFLEKEGLTVHYIESHSELSDIRKFSKEINDKKITKIHCIDPVDNWLEKRVGEMSRSCELILHENPAFLNNKEELSTFFKVNKKSFFQTSFYKQQRKDRGILLDKNQEPEGGSWTYDTENRKKYPKGKTPPSITFPDATEHWKEAMDYTQKHFGENPGKLSKQPIYPIDRKQAAEWLDQFLKNRFHEFGAYEDAIVKEESFLNHSMLSPLINAGLLVPNEVIEKSLEFSKKEKVPINSTEGFVRQIIGWREFIRGMYECKGSYSRTRNFWGFKRRIPASFYDGTTGIEPVDQTIKKVLNTGYCHHIERLMILGNFMLLCEFDPDEVYRWFMELFIDAYDWVMVPNVYGMSQFADGGLFATKPYIGGSNYLKKMSDYPKGDWEKVWDGLFWRFIDEHQDFFKSNPRISMLYYSWERMGKEKKEVHLTNAENFLGNL; this is encoded by the coding sequence GTGAACGATGTAGAAGAAACAAACACCATGGAAAAAGCCATTAATCTTATTTTTCCCCATCAACTTTTCTCAACGGGTCCTTTATTGAAAAATGGAAATGAGATTTATCTGATAGAAGAGTTTTTATTTTTTAAGCAATACCGATTCCATCAACAAAAATTGGCATTTCATAGGGCATCCATGAAAGCTTACCAAGATTTTTTGGAAAAAGAGGGTTTAACCGTCCATTATATTGAAAGCCATTCCGAACTCTCAGATATCAGGAAATTTAGTAAAGAAATTAATGACAAAAAGATAACAAAGATCCATTGTATTGATCCGGTTGACAATTGGTTGGAGAAAAGGGTAGGGGAAATGTCGAGGTCCTGTGAATTAATCCTTCACGAAAATCCTGCTTTTTTGAATAACAAGGAAGAGCTATCAACGTTTTTCAAGGTGAATAAGAAATCTTTTTTTCAAACTTCTTTTTACAAACAACAGCGAAAGGATAGAGGAATTCTTTTGGATAAGAATCAAGAGCCGGAAGGTGGAAGTTGGACCTATGACACAGAGAATCGAAAAAAATATCCTAAAGGGAAAACTCCGCCATCAATAACGTTTCCAGATGCTACTGAACATTGGAAGGAAGCAATGGATTATACCCAAAAGCATTTTGGAGAGAATCCTGGAAAATTAAGCAAACAACCTATTTATCCCATTGACCGAAAACAAGCTGCCGAATGGTTGGATCAGTTCTTGAAAAACAGATTTCACGAGTTTGGGGCTTATGAAGACGCCATTGTCAAAGAGGAGTCATTTTTGAATCATAGCATGTTATCTCCCTTGATCAACGCAGGTTTATTGGTACCTAATGAAGTTATCGAAAAGAGTCTGGAATTTTCAAAAAAAGAGAAGGTGCCCATTAACTCAACCGAAGGCTTTGTACGTCAGATTATAGGCTGGAGAGAATTTATTCGGGGGATGTATGAATGCAAGGGAAGTTATTCCAGAACGAGAAACTTCTGGGGATTTAAACGAAGGATCCCTGCCAGTTTTTATGATGGAACCACAGGCATAGAACCCGTTGATCAAACCATCAAAAAGGTTTTAAATACTGGGTATTGCCATCATATCGAGCGATTAATGATTTTGGGGAATTTCATGTTGCTTTGTGAATTTGATCCTGATGAGGTATACCGATGGTTTATGGAGTTGTTTATTGATGCCTATGATTGGGTCATGGTGCCCAATGTTTATGGAATGAGCCAATTTGCGGACGGGGGACTTTTTGCTACCAAACCTTATATCGGAGGCTCTAATTATTTGAAAAAAATGAGCGATTATCCCAAAGGGGACTGGGAAAAGGTTTGGGATGGGCTATTCTGGAGATTTATTGATGAACATCAAGACTTTTTTAAATCCAATCCACGTATCTCTATGCTTTATTATTCTTGGGAGCGAATGGGCAAGGAAAAGAAAGAAGTACATCTAACAAATGCCGAGAATTTTTTGGGGAATTTGTAA
- a CDS encoding flavin reductase family protein, whose translation MQLTKEELDQMDRKYRLNLINSISGIKPANLIGTKSVDDQENVAIFSSVVHLGSSPAQLGFIMRPQTEIPRDTYPNIMETGYYTINHISESFIKKAHFTSAKLGRGESEFDRMKLQQEYIGDFFAPFVKESPVKIGMKHLESIPLPNGCIFVIGLVELIVMPDEIINSLGQMDLSSYMGVGISGLNTYYGLNMLDSFPYVRENEIPEFE comes from the coding sequence ATGCAGTTAACTAAAGAAGAACTGGACCAAATGGATCGGAAGTATCGGTTGAACTTGATCAACTCGATTTCCGGGATCAAACCAGCAAACTTAATAGGTACTAAGTCTGTGGACGATCAAGAAAATGTTGCAATATTTTCCTCAGTGGTTCATTTAGGGTCCAGTCCTGCACAACTGGGGTTTATCATGAGACCTCAAACCGAAATCCCCAGAGATACTTATCCGAATATCATGGAGACTGGTTATTACACCATCAACCATATTTCGGAATCCTTTATCAAAAAAGCACATTTCACCTCGGCTAAATTAGGAAGAGGAGAATCGGAATTTGATCGAATGAAGTTGCAGCAAGAGTATATCGGGGATTTTTTCGCCCCCTTCGTCAAGGAAAGTCCCGTGAAAATTGGGATGAAACACCTCGAAAGTATCCCATTGCCGAATGGATGCATTTTTGTGATCGGTTTGGTAGAGTTAATTGTAATGCCGGATGAAATCATCAATTCACTGGGGCAAATGGATTTATCTAGCTATATGGGAGTCGGAATTTCAGGTTTAAATACCTATTACGGGCTGAATATGTTAGATAGCTTCCCTTATGTGCGGGAAAATGAGATTCCTGAATTTGAATGA
- a CDS encoding single-stranded DNA-binding protein: MNTLRNRVQLIGRLGSKVEIKNLDGNKTIGKVFLATNEYYKNQKGERVEETTWHNLVAWGKQAELLDKYTDKGSEIAIEGKLSNRSYEDKEGNKRYVTEVIVQNILLMGDKKSSVSGNSEETEDDLPF, from the coding sequence ATGAACACGCTAAGAAACAGAGTACAGTTGATCGGACGTCTAGGATCCAAAGTAGAAATCAAAAATCTAGATGGAAACAAAACCATCGGAAAGGTATTCCTAGCTACCAATGAATACTACAAAAACCAAAAAGGGGAACGAGTGGAAGAAACCACCTGGCACAACTTAGTTGCCTGGGGAAAGCAAGCAGAACTATTGGACAAGTATACTGATAAGGGTTCAGAGATCGCCATCGAAGGCAAACTCAGTAATCGCTCCTATGAAGACAAGGAAGGCAACAAGCGATATGTGACCGAGGTGATCGTCCAAAATATTTTGTTGATGGGGGATAAAAAATCAAGTGTTTCCGGCAATTCAGAAGAGACAGAAGATGATTTGCCATTCTAA
- a CDS encoding SAM-dependent methyltransferase, whose amino-acid sequence MDIQKEIIRITSEYFEDNLDYHKLSIASKEYKLLLNKICGRNIDIEKGRDDIGFDNGWALGTFWAALCLDDLIRTRQFIRGINKAIQEKIKKQKSLHILYAGTGPFATLILPIIFRYSKQKIKYTFLEINPLSFEILQGVISKLGLKDYNIKLEREDATKYQIDFNDKPDIIISETMQNALAKEQQVSIFLNLMNQVNEGTIFIPEKIELSIGLKKAGISEEETQIKHYQKEEKIFDLSKEAMFHLNPIESKLNGEILFDKRQTTLDEKRFRGFSQLLILTEIQVYKDEKIGINKSGLTTPKIIKDIPSDLKGSIIINTQYKISAQPELEYIITLPNPR is encoded by the coding sequence ATGGACATACAAAAAGAAATAATACGAATTACTTCAGAATATTTTGAAGACAATCTTGATTACCACAAATTATCTATTGCTTCAAAAGAATATAAACTCTTATTAAATAAGATTTGTGGGCGAAATATAGATATTGAAAAAGGAAGGGATGATATTGGCTTTGATAATGGATGGGCCTTAGGAACTTTTTGGGCGGCTCTTTGTCTTGATGATTTGATTAGAACCAGACAATTTATTCGAGGAATAAATAAAGCCATTCAGGAAAAAATTAAAAAGCAAAAGTCTCTTCATATTCTATATGCTGGGACTGGGCCATTTGCAACACTTATTCTTCCTATAATTTTTAGGTATTCAAAACAAAAAATTAAATACACATTTTTAGAAATAAATCCATTAAGTTTTGAAATTCTTCAAGGTGTAATTTCAAAATTAGGATTGAAAGATTATAACATAAAATTAGAAAGGGAAGACGCGACAAAATATCAAATAGATTTTAATGATAAACCTGATATAATCATCAGTGAAACTATGCAAAATGCTTTAGCAAAGGAACAGCAGGTTTCAATCTTTTTAAATTTGATGAATCAGGTTAATGAGGGTACAATCTTTATTCCTGAAAAAATTGAACTATCTATCGGTCTTAAAAAAGCAGGCATTTCCGAAGAAGAAACTCAAATTAAGCATTATCAAAAAGAGGAAAAAATATTTGATCTGAGTAAAGAAGCAATGTTCCATTTAAACCCGATAGAAAGTAAGTTGAATGGAGAAATTTTATTTGATAAGAGACAAACCACTTTGGATGAAAAAAGATTTAGGGGTTTTTCTCAACTCTTAATCCTTACTGAAATACAAGTGTATAAGGATGAAAAAATAGGGATTAATAAAAGCGGCTTAACTACTCCAAAAATAATTAAAGATATTCCGAGCGATTTAAAAGGATCTATTATAATTAATACACAATATAAAATTTCTGCTCAACCAGAACTTGAGTACATCATAACTTTGCCTAACCCTAGGTAA
- the pfkA gene encoding 6-phosphofructokinase: MKKIAVFTSGGDSPGMNACVRAVVRTAIYKGLDVYGIYRGYEGMIEGDIKKMYSHSVSNIIQRGGTILKSARSMEFKTPEGRKQAYENLVANGIEGIVAIGGDGTFTGAKIFQEEYGIPTVGCPGTIDNDLYGTDYTIGFDTAVNTALEAIDKIRDTAAAHDRIFFIEVMGRDAGFIAVDCGIGGGAEFVMVPETKTDLNKVVKSMKNLRKSKTSSIVVVAEGDEEGNAEVIMNKVKERIKDENKDFKVTTLGHIQRGGSPTARDRVLGSLCGMAAVEGLIAGKMNCMAGVMNQQIVYTPFADCIGKEKPLSNEHLKLMEILSI; this comes from the coding sequence ATGAAAAAGATCGCAGTTTTTACTTCTGGTGGAGATAGTCCTGGTATGAATGCCTGTGTTAGAGCAGTTGTCAGAACAGCAATTTACAAGGGACTGGATGTGTACGGAATATATCGAGGATATGAAGGAATGATCGAGGGTGATATCAAAAAGATGTATTCTCATTCCGTTAGCAATATTATTCAACGAGGTGGAACAATTTTAAAATCTGCCAGATCCATGGAGTTTAAAACTCCCGAAGGCCGAAAGCAAGCCTATGAAAACTTGGTAGCCAATGGAATAGAAGGCATTGTTGCCATTGGTGGAGACGGGACTTTTACAGGTGCCAAAATATTTCAGGAAGAATACGGGATACCAACGGTAGGTTGCCCAGGCACGATCGATAATGACCTTTATGGAACAGATTATACCATCGGTTTTGATACTGCAGTCAATACCGCTTTAGAAGCTATTGATAAGATTCGTGATACAGCAGCGGCACACGACCGAATCTTTTTTATAGAAGTAATGGGAAGAGATGCTGGATTTATAGCAGTAGATTGTGGAATAGGTGGTGGAGCAGAATTCGTGATGGTTCCTGAAACCAAAACAGATCTAAACAAAGTGGTCAAAAGCATGAAAAACCTTCGAAAAAGCAAAACTTCCAGTATCGTGGTGGTTGCTGAAGGTGATGAGGAAGGCAATGCAGAGGTCATTATGAACAAAGTAAAAGAACGCATCAAAGACGAAAATAAAGATTTTAAAGTAACTACTTTGGGCCATATCCAACGTGGAGGTAGCCCTACAGCCAGGGACCGAGTATTAGGAAGCTTATGCGGGATGGCAGCTGTGGAAGGATTGATTGCCGGAAAAATGAACTGCATGGCAGGCGTGATGAACCAGCAAATAGTTTATACCCCTTTTGCTGATTGCATCGGAAAAGAAAAGCCGTTAAGT
- a CDS encoding TIGR03643 family protein: protein MTDRELDRIIEMAWEDRTPFEAIESQFGLSESQVIKLMRRELKESSFKMWRKRVNSGVSQKHLKKRSEEITRFKCSRQRSISLNKIT from the coding sequence ATGACCGATAGAGAATTAGATCGAATTATAGAAATGGCTTGGGAGGATAGAACTCCCTTTGAAGCCATCGAATCCCAATTTGGACTTTCCGAGTCTCAGGTAATCAAACTCATGAGAAGAGAATTGAAAGAAAGTTCTTTTAAAATGTGGAGGAAGCGGGTGAATAGTGGGGTTAGCCAAAAACATTTGAAAAAAAGAAGTGAGGAAATCACCCGGTTTAAATGTTCCAGACAAAGAAGTATCTCCCTAAATAAGATTACCTAG
- a CDS encoding aldo/keto reductase: MKMIKLSSSEVQISSIGLGCMSLPEDDGLSQKIIDAAISGGINLLDTADLYQKGLNEEMVGKAMKGKRNQVVLATKVGNQLRPDGNGWDWNPRKSYILEAVERSLKRLQTDFIDLYQLHGGTIDDPWEETLEAFELLKEQGKIREFGISSIRPNVIRKVLSDATPATIMMQYSPLDRRPEEAAFSLISTTETKVLVRGSFAKGILISKPAGEYLDRSAEEVEEMKEFIHDSGFSPEAFLIRFGLMPAAVGSLIIGASSVEQVQKMLKGYEESLSIPERIISDFKENFSPNYYQQHR; the protein is encoded by the coding sequence ATGAAAATGATCAAGCTTTCTTCTTCTGAGGTTCAAATTTCTTCAATTGGTTTAGGTTGCATGTCTCTTCCTGAAGATGATGGGTTGAGCCAAAAAATAATAGATGCAGCTATTTCAGGGGGAATCAATCTTTTAGACACTGCCGATTTATACCAGAAGGGGCTCAATGAAGAAATGGTGGGTAAGGCTATGAAGGGCAAAAGAAATCAAGTGGTTTTGGCCACCAAAGTCGGAAATCAATTGCGTCCCGATGGGAATGGCTGGGATTGGAACCCGAGGAAATCCTACATTTTGGAAGCAGTTGAAAGAAGTTTGAAAAGGCTACAAACTGATTTTATAGATCTTTACCAGTTGCATGGAGGTACGATTGATGACCCTTGGGAAGAAACTTTGGAAGCGTTTGAACTACTAAAAGAACAGGGGAAAATACGTGAGTTCGGTATTTCTTCCATCCGCCCCAATGTGATTCGAAAGGTATTGTCAGACGCAACGCCTGCTACCATCATGATGCAATATTCTCCGTTGGATAGGAGGCCTGAGGAAGCTGCTTTTTCTTTAATTTCTACAACTGAAACGAAGGTGTTGGTACGAGGTAGTTTTGCCAAAGGGATCCTTATCAGCAAGCCTGCAGGGGAATATTTGGATAGGTCGGCAGAAGAAGTAGAAGAAATGAAAGAGTTTATCCATGATTCTGGGTTTTCTCCGGAAGCCTTTTTAATCAGATTTGGACTGATGCCGGCTGCAGTAGGTTCTTTGATCATAGGGGCAAGTTCCGTGGAGCAAGTTCAAAAAATGTTGAAAGGGTATGAAGAAAGTTTGTCTATTCCAGAAAGGATAATTTCTGATTTTAAAGAAAATTTTAGTCCAAATTATTATCAGCAGCATCGATAA
- a CDS encoding DUF2256 domain-containing protein, protein MKKSDLPTKICPVCQRSFSWRKKWEKNWGEVNYCSERCRRNKHHGKSH, encoded by the coding sequence ATGAAAAAATCTGATTTGCCTACCAAAATTTGTCCAGTCTGCCAACGATCCTTCTCTTGGAGAAAGAAATGGGAGAAAAACTGGGGGGAAGTAAACTATTGCAGTGAACGATGTAGAAGAAACAAACACCATGGAAAAAGCCATTAA